In the Flavobacterium acetivorans genome, one interval contains:
- a CDS encoding 3-oxoacyl-ACP synthase III family protein produces the protein MKIKITGIGSYIPEKKVSNTDFGDHVFLNEDGTPFGYPNEVVIKKFKSITGIERRRYAEDDLNSSDLAYLASKKAIENAAIDPETIDYIIFAHNFGDVKCGTTQSDMLPSLATRVKNKLQIKNPKCVAYDILFGCPGWIEGVLQANAFIKSGMAKRCLVIGSETLSRVVDDHDRDSMIYSDGAGAAIVEASDDEAGLLSYESATYAMDEANYLFFGKSYNTDLDPDTRYIKMHGRKIYEFALSNVPTAMKSCLEKSGIAIDDVKKILIHQANEKMDEAIIQRFYKLHDKPVPQDIMPMCIHELGNSSVATVPTLFDLLVRGEIKDQKINKGDILLFASVGAGMNINAFIYRY, from the coding sequence ATGAAAATAAAAATAACTGGAATAGGAAGTTATATTCCTGAGAAAAAAGTAAGCAATACAGATTTTGGAGATCACGTTTTTTTGAATGAAGATGGCACTCCTTTTGGCTATCCGAATGAAGTGGTCATCAAAAAATTTAAAAGTATAACCGGAATTGAACGCAGACGTTATGCCGAAGACGACTTAAACTCCTCTGACCTGGCCTATTTGGCGTCAAAAAAAGCAATAGAAAATGCGGCTATTGACCCTGAAACTATAGACTATATTATTTTTGCACACAATTTTGGTGATGTCAAATGCGGAACAACCCAATCTGACATGCTACCAAGTTTAGCGACACGTGTAAAAAATAAATTACAGATAAAAAACCCAAAATGCGTTGCCTACGATATCCTTTTTGGATGTCCCGGCTGGATTGAAGGCGTTTTACAAGCAAATGCTTTTATCAAATCCGGAATGGCCAAGCGTTGTTTGGTTATTGGCTCCGAAACCTTATCCAGAGTCGTTGACGATCATGATAGAGATTCCATGATTTATTCTGATGGTGCTGGTGCTGCCATTGTAGAAGCATCGGATGATGAAGCTGGTTTACTTTCCTATGAAAGTGCAACTTATGCCATGGACGAAGCGAATTATTTATTTTTTGGAAAATCATACAATACGGACTTAGACCCAGATACACGTTATATAAAAATGCATGGTCGAAAAATTTATGAATTTGCTTTAAGTAACGTTCCTACGGCAATGAAAAGTTGTCTGGAGAAAAGCGGCATTGCCATTGATGATGTTAAAAAAATTCTGATTCACCAAGCCAATGAAAAAATGGATGAAGCAATCATTCAACGCTTTTACAAATTGCACGACAAACCGGTTCCGCAAGATATTATGCCCATGTGTATTCACGAGCTAGGAAACAGCAGTGTGGCTACGGTACCTACCCTATTTGATTTATTAGTTAGAGGCGAAATAAAAGATCAAAAAATCAATAAAGGAGACATTCTGTTATTTGCTTCTGTTGGCGCAGGAATGAACATTAATGCCTTTATTTACAGATATTAA
- a CDS encoding class I SAM-dependent methyltransferase encodes MYEKTFPNKRFKHTLEFLNKHISTENTILDLGVENPFSKIMKAEGFSVKNTSGEDLDIDQSVFSTEKSDVVTAFEIFEHLLNPYTILNEIKSDKLFISIPLRLWFSSAYRSKTDMWDRHYHEFEDWQLDWLLEKTGWKIVAKEKFTHPVKKIGFRPLLRYFTNRYYIVYAEKIK; translated from the coding sequence ATGTACGAAAAAACGTTTCCCAATAAAAGATTCAAACACACTTTAGAATTTTTAAACAAACACATTTCAACAGAGAATACTATTTTAGACTTAGGCGTAGAAAACCCTTTTTCTAAAATCATGAAAGCCGAAGGTTTCTCTGTTAAAAATACCAGCGGAGAAGATTTAGACATTGACCAATCTGTATTTTCAACCGAAAAGTCAGATGTTGTTACCGCTTTTGAAATCTTCGAACATTTACTGAATCCGTACACTATTTTGAACGAAATAAAATCGGACAAACTTTTTATTTCCATTCCGTTGCGATTGTGGTTTTCCTCTGCCTATAGAAGCAAAACGGATATGTGGGACAGACACTACCATGAATTTGAAGACTGGCAACTGGACTGGCTGCTCGAAAAAACAGGATGGAAAATTGTCGCCAAAGAAAAATTTACTCACCCAGTCAAGAAAATCGGTTTTCGCCCTTTATTGCGTTATTTCACCAATAGGTATTACATTGTTTATGCCGAAAAAATAAAATAA
- a CDS encoding glycosyltransferase, whose amino-acid sequence MNYYIVIPSHNEEKLISLTLQSLIEQTVLPSKVVVVNDNSTDKTAEIVQAFAKENPFITLVNKTSEAIHLPGSKVIQAFQKGFETLDDNYDLIVKIDADLIFPNNYFETIIKHFKSDDSIGMVGGFCYIEKNGEWILENLTDKDHIRGALKAYRKETFKQIGGLKPQMGWDTVDELLCKFYNWKVVTDASLKVKHLKPTGANYNKTARYKQGEAFYTLGYGFLITAIASAKLAMMKKKPLLFFDYIKGFWKAKSAKTPLLVTKDQAKFIRNYRLKKMKEKLF is encoded by the coding sequence ATGAATTATTATATCGTTATTCCTTCTCACAACGAAGAAAAGCTCATTTCGCTCACTTTACAATCGCTGATAGAACAAACTGTTTTACCAAGTAAAGTTGTGGTTGTTAATGATAATTCCACCGACAAAACTGCCGAAATTGTTCAGGCTTTCGCCAAAGAGAATCCGTTTATTACCTTAGTGAATAAAACTTCTGAAGCGATCCATTTACCAGGAAGCAAAGTGATTCAAGCTTTCCAAAAAGGTTTTGAAACCTTGGATGACAATTATGACCTAATTGTAAAAATTGATGCCGACTTGATTTTTCCGAATAATTATTTTGAAACCATTATCAAGCACTTTAAGTCAGACGATTCAATTGGTATGGTTGGCGGATTTTGTTATATCGAGAAAAACGGCGAATGGATTTTAGAAAATCTAACCGATAAAGATCATATTCGCGGAGCTTTGAAAGCCTACCGAAAAGAAACTTTCAAACAAATTGGAGGTTTAAAACCTCAAATGGGTTGGGACACGGTTGACGAATTGCTTTGTAAATTCTACAATTGGAAAGTAGTTACCGATGCTTCTTTAAAAGTAAAACATTTAAAACCTACCGGAGCCAATTACAACAAAACGGCACGCTATAAACAAGGCGAGGCTTTTTACACCTTGGGTTACGGATTTTTAATCACTGCAATCGCCTCGGCAAAACTGGCAATGATGAAAAAGAAACCGCTGCTTTTTTTTGATTACATAAAAGGATTCTGGAAAGCCAAATCAGCTAAAACACCTCTTTTAGTGACCAAAGACCAAGCTAAATTTATCCGAAACTACCGTCTAAAAAAAATGAAAGAGAAGCTTTTCTAA
- a CDS encoding MlaE family ABC transporter permease translates to MMLIRYITQIGRYFLMLKEIFNKQTKWSVMKKLIFKEIDDLIIDSLGIVCFISFFVGGVVAIQTALNLTNPLIPKYLIGFATRQSVILEFAPTFISVIMAGKMGSFITSSIGTMRVTEQIDALEVMGVNSLNYLVFPKIIALLLYPFVIGISMFLGVLGGWMAGVYGGFTSSAEFINGAQMEFIPFHIVYAFIKTLIFAMLLATIPSFHGYYMKGGALEVGKASTVSFVWTSVSIILFNYILTQLLLGS, encoded by the coding sequence ATGATGCTCATTCGATATATAACGCAGATAGGAAGATATTTCCTGATGCTCAAAGAAATTTTCAACAAACAGACCAAATGGTCGGTGATGAAAAAACTTATCTTCAAGGAAATCGATGATTTAATTATTGATTCTCTTGGTATTGTTTGTTTCATTTCCTTCTTTGTTGGAGGAGTTGTTGCCATTCAAACAGCATTAAATCTCACTAATCCTTTGATTCCAAAATACCTTATTGGTTTTGCTACACGTCAATCAGTAATATTAGAATTTGCCCCAACATTTATTTCAGTAATTATGGCTGGAAAAATGGGCTCCTTCATCACATCAAGTATAGGAACCATGCGTGTTACAGAGCAAATTGATGCCTTAGAAGTTATGGGAGTTAACTCATTGAATTATCTAGTATTCCCTAAAATTATCGCCTTATTGCTTTATCCTTTTGTCATAGGAATAAGTATGTTTCTAGGTGTTTTAGGAGGTTGGATGGCTGGCGTATATGGCGGATTTACTTCCAGTGCCGAATTTATCAATGGTGCCCAAATGGAATTTATTCCGTTTCATATTGTTTATGCCTTTATCAAAACTTTAATATTTGCCATGCTTTTGGCGACAATTCCTTCTTTTCATGGCTATTACATGAAAGGCGGCGCACTCGAAGTAGGTAAAGCCAGTACCGTTTCCTTTGTTTGGACATCGGTTTCCATCATTCTTTTCAATTATATATTAACTCAGTTGTTACTAGGATCATGA
- a CDS encoding ABC transporter ATP-binding protein, which produces MIEVKNVEKSFGDSKILKGVSTIFETGKTNLIIGQSGSGKTVMLKSLLGIHTPESGTISFDGRIYSELDPDEKRELRTEIGMVFQGSALFDSMTVAENVAFPLKMFTNDDKAKVQDRVDFVLKRVNLIDAHKKLPSEISGGMQKRVAIARAIVNNPKYLFCDEPNSGLDPNTAILIDNLIKEITEEYNITTVINTHDMNSVMEIGDKILFLKNGLKAWEGTKEEIFRTDNEAVVDFVYSSNLFKKVREAYLKE; this is translated from the coding sequence ATGATAGAAGTAAAAAACGTAGAAAAATCATTTGGAGACAGCAAAATCCTTAAAGGTGTTTCGACCATTTTTGAAACTGGGAAAACCAATTTAATTATTGGACAAAGTGGTTCGGGTAAAACAGTGATGCTCAAAAGTCTCTTAGGCATTCATACGCCAGAATCCGGTACCATCTCTTTTGACGGCAGAATCTATTCTGAATTAGATCCTGACGAAAAGAGAGAACTCCGAACCGAAATAGGAATGGTTTTTCAAGGAAGTGCCCTATTCGACTCTATGACGGTGGCCGAAAATGTAGCTTTCCCGTTGAAAATGTTTACCAATGACGACAAAGCCAAGGTTCAAGATCGAGTAGATTTTGTGCTCAAAAGAGTGAATCTTATCGACGCGCATAAAAAATTACCTTCGGAGATTTCTGGAGGAATGCAAAAACGTGTGGCGATTGCCCGCGCCATTGTAAACAATCCGAAATATTTATTTTGTGACGAACCTAATTCCGGATTAGACCCTAATACGGCCATATTGATCGATAATTTGATCAAAGAAATCACCGAAGAGTACAATATCACCACCGTGATAAACACTCACGACATGAACTCGGTTATGGAAATTGGAGATAAGATTTTATTTCTAAAAAACGGTCTAAAAGCTTGGGAAGGAACCAAAGAAGAAATTTTCAGAACGGATAACGAAGCCGTTGTTGACTTTGTTTATTCTTCTAATTTGTTCAAAAAAGTAAGAGAAGCTTATTTAAAGGAGTAA
- a CDS encoding SprT-like domain-containing protein: MSETLAKYIPDHAVKPAFELIVTHRVHLKIVNERATRHGDYRKAMNGKHEITVNGSLNKYRFLITLIHEIAHLVAFEKFGRNIKPHGNEWKYTFQQLMVPYIRPEIFPGHLLPLLARHFRNPSASSDTDTTLSLALKQFDAQNDKNYIFEIPYDSVFRIQNGKIFKKGALRIKRYECVEINSGRMYLFNPNAEVELLPS, from the coding sequence TTGAGCGAAACCTTAGCTAAATATATTCCGGATCATGCAGTCAAGCCCGCCTTTGAGCTGATTGTCACTCATAGGGTGCATTTAAAAATAGTTAACGAACGCGCTACTCGTCATGGTGATTATCGAAAAGCCATGAACGGAAAACATGAAATTACCGTAAACGGGAGTTTGAATAAGTACCGCTTCTTGATTACGCTCATTCATGAAATAGCCCATTTAGTAGCTTTCGAAAAGTTTGGACGAAACATCAAACCGCATGGTAACGAATGGAAATATACCTTTCAGCAATTGATGGTTCCTTATATTCGTCCGGAGATTTTCCCCGGTCATTTATTGCCTTTACTGGCAAGACATTTCAGGAATCCTAGTGCTAGCAGTGATACCGATACTACTTTGTCTTTAGCTTTGAAGCAATTTGATGCCCAAAATGACAAAAACTACATCTTTGAGATTCCTTATGATAGCGTTTTTAGAATACAAAACGGTAAAATTTTCAAAAAAGGAGCTCTTCGAATAAAAAGATACGAATGTGTCGAAATCAATTCGGGACGCATGTATCTTTTTAATCCCAATGCTGAGGTGGAGTTGTTGCCAAGCTAA
- a CDS encoding SDR family NAD(P)-dependent oxidoreductase encodes MKNIIVTGTSRGIGFELALQFANAGHQVLAISRKTPQALIDHENISCLSVDLSDESDLEKVQNFLSTSWKSVDAIVHNAGSLICQPFETLTQTDFENVYKVNVFGVANLTRLCIPYLQKGSHVVTISSMGGIQGSLKFAGLAAYSSSKGAVITLSELLAEEYKVRGIAFNVLALGAVQTEMLQEAFPGYQASISAEGMANYIFDFTLNGNKYFNGKVLQVSTTNP; translated from the coding sequence ATGAAAAATATCATTGTAACAGGAACGAGTAGAGGAATTGGTTTTGAATTGGCATTGCAATTTGCAAACGCAGGACATCAGGTTTTGGCAATTTCAAGAAAAACGCCTCAAGCCTTAATAGATCATGAGAATATCAGCTGTTTGTCAGTAGATTTATCTGACGAATCGGATTTGGAAAAAGTTCAAAACTTCCTTTCCACTTCATGGAAGAGCGTCGATGCGATTGTGCATAATGCAGGGAGTTTAATTTGCCAACCCTTTGAAACCTTGACCCAAACTGATTTTGAAAATGTTTACAAAGTGAATGTTTTTGGAGTGGCTAATTTGACCCGTCTTTGTATTCCTTATTTGCAAAAAGGAAGTCATGTGGTGACAATCAGTTCGATGGGAGGAATTCAAGGAAGCCTTAAATTTGCAGGATTGGCGGCCTATAGTTCCAGTAAAGGAGCTGTGATTACACTTTCGGAATTATTGGCAGAAGAATACAAAGTACGCGGCATTGCTTTCAATGTTTTGGCTTTGGGAGCGGTTCAAACAGAAATGCTTCAAGAAGCTTTCCCGGGCTATCAAGCGTCAATTTCGGCCGAAGGTATGGCGAATTATATTTTTGATTTTACACTGAATGGGAATAAATATTTCAACGGAAAAGTATTGCAGGTTTCAACTACGAATCCATAA
- a CDS encoding acyl-CoA dehydrogenase family protein, translating to MDFNLTEEQLMIQQAARDFAQNELLPGVIERDEHSKFPTEQIKKMAELGFLGMMVDPKYGGSGLDSVSYVLAMTEIAKIDASAAVVMSVNNSLVCAGLEKYCNEEQKMKYLVPLAQGDVIGAFCLSEPEAGSDATSQKTTAIDKGDHYLLNGTKNWITNGASASTYIVIAQTDIEKGHKGINAFIVEKGWAGFDIGPKEKKMGIRGSDTHSLMFTDVKVPKENRIGADGFGFNFAMAVLNGGRIGIASQALGIATGAYELALKYSQERKAFGKEIFKHQAIAFKLADMATQITAAKMLCFKAAFEKDAGMDISQSGAMAKLFASQTAMDTTIEAVQIHGGNGYVAEYHVERMMRDAKITQIYEGTSEIQRIVISRTLIS from the coding sequence ATGGATTTTAATCTAACTGAGGAGCAGTTGATGATACAACAGGCTGCTAGAGATTTTGCTCAAAATGAATTGTTGCCGGGAGTGATAGAAAGGGATGAGCATTCTAAATTTCCAACGGAGCAAATAAAAAAAATGGCTGAACTTGGATTTTTAGGAATGATGGTTGATCCTAAATATGGCGGTTCAGGATTGGACAGCGTTTCTTATGTTTTGGCGATGACCGAAATTGCTAAAATAGATGCTTCGGCTGCCGTGGTAATGTCGGTAAACAATTCATTAGTTTGTGCCGGTCTGGAAAAATATTGTAATGAAGAGCAAAAAATGAAGTATTTAGTTCCTTTAGCTCAAGGAGATGTTATTGGTGCTTTTTGTTTGTCAGAGCCGGAAGCCGGTTCTGATGCCACTTCTCAAAAAACGACTGCAATTGACAAAGGAGATCATTATTTATTGAATGGTACCAAAAACTGGATTACAAACGGAGCTAGTGCATCTACTTATATTGTTATTGCACAAACGGATATCGAGAAAGGGCATAAGGGAATTAATGCGTTTATCGTTGAAAAAGGATGGGCAGGTTTTGATATTGGTCCAAAAGAAAAGAAAATGGGAATTCGCGGATCAGATACGCATTCTCTAATGTTTACTGATGTAAAAGTGCCAAAAGAAAATAGAATCGGAGCCGATGGTTTCGGATTTAATTTTGCAATGGCAGTGCTAAACGGCGGAAGAATCGGAATTGCTTCTCAAGCTCTAGGGATTGCTACTGGTGCTTATGAGTTGGCTTTGAAATATTCCCAAGAGCGAAAAGCTTTTGGAAAGGAAATTTTCAAACATCAGGCAATTGCTTTCAAACTGGCTGATATGGCAACTCAAATTACAGCTGCCAAAATGTTGTGTTTTAAAGCGGCTTTTGAAAAAGATGCCGGAATGGATATCTCTCAATCTGGAGCAATGGCAAAATTGTTTGCCTCGCAAACAGCTATGGATACGACGATTGAAGCGGTGCAAATTCACGGAGGTAACGGCTATGTAGCCGAATATCATGTAGAGCGTATGATGCGTGATGCGAAAATTACCCAGATTTATGAAGGAACATCCGAAATACAGCGTATCGTAATTTCAAGAACGTTGATCTCATAA
- a CDS encoding chalcone isomerase family protein, with product MKKILLLLTLLLFVPFYSAFAQTQVEIDGVIVPRTLTIQNKNLTLNGVGGRSKMWVEVYVQALYLSKLSQDANYIIESDTEMSIRIHVTSSLVSSGKLTRNFNAGFEKSTGPNLNSLRPKIEAFKNMLSDEIVKNDVFNLFYNPIDTSVWVYKNDVLKGKIPGIDFKKALFGIWLSDKPVDETLKNNLLGIY from the coding sequence ATGAAGAAAATTTTATTACTGCTTACTTTACTTTTATTTGTCCCATTTTATTCTGCATTTGCACAAACTCAAGTAGAAATTGACGGAGTCATTGTTCCTCGAACACTTACAATACAAAATAAAAACCTGACACTAAACGGAGTTGGAGGCAGATCTAAAATGTGGGTCGAAGTTTATGTACAAGCCCTCTACTTATCAAAACTTTCGCAAGATGCCAATTATATAATTGAAAGCGACACCGAAATGTCTATAAGAATACACGTTACCTCGTCATTAGTTTCATCAGGGAAACTGACAAGAAATTTCAATGCAGGATTTGAAAAATCTACAGGCCCTAATCTGAACTCTTTAAGACCTAAAATCGAAGCTTTCAAGAATATGCTTAGTGATGAAATAGTGAAAAATGATGTTTTTAATCTTTTTTACAACCCTATAGACACCTCGGTTTGGGTATATAAAAATGACGTGCTTAAAGGGAAAATTCCCGGAATTGATTTCAAAAAAGCCTTATTTGGCATTTGGCTTTCAGACAAGCCAGTAGATGAAACCCTCAAAAATAATTTATTAGGTATTTATTAA
- a CDS encoding Glu/Leu/Phe/Val dehydrogenase dimerization domain-containing protein, with protein MKDLLKKFENKEPEIIFNWKDAETEAEGWTVINSLRGGAAGGGTRMRKGLDMNEVLSLAKTMEVKFTVSGPAIGGAKSGINFDPNDPRKKGVLQRWYKAVSPLLKSYYGTGGDLNVDEIHEVIPMTEECGVWHPQEGVFNGHFKPTEADKINRIGQLRQGVVKVIENPKYSPDVYRKYTVADMITGFGVAEAVRNFYNIYGGDVKGKKAIVQGFGNVGSAAAFYLAEMGAKVIGIIDRDGGLINENGYTFEEIKALFLAKDGNKLVAENMIPFEEINEKIWTIGAEIFTPCAASRLVTQSQIDSLIANGLEVISCGANVPFADKEIFFGPIMENVDSKVSLIPDFISNCGMARVFAYFMEKKVQMTDEAIFQDTSEIIKNAIQKAHDLNSSKTNISATAFEIALKQLV; from the coding sequence ATGAAAGATTTATTAAAGAAATTCGAAAATAAAGAACCTGAAATCATTTTTAACTGGAAAGATGCCGAAACAGAAGCCGAAGGATGGACTGTCATCAACTCGCTTCGTGGTGGTGCTGCCGGTGGCGGAACAAGAATGAGAAAAGGATTAGATATGAATGAAGTTTTATCTTTGGCAAAAACGATGGAAGTAAAATTCACCGTTTCTGGACCAGCAATTGGCGGTGCTAAATCTGGTATTAATTTCGACCCAAACGATCCTAGAAAAAAAGGCGTATTGCAACGTTGGTATAAAGCTGTTTCTCCATTATTGAAAAGTTATTACGGTACAGGTGGCGATTTGAATGTAGATGAAATCCACGAAGTGATTCCGATGACGGAAGAATGTGGGGTTTGGCATCCGCAGGAAGGGGTATTCAACGGACACTTTAAGCCTACCGAAGCTGATAAAATCAATAGAATTGGTCAATTACGTCAAGGTGTGGTTAAGGTAATTGAAAACCCAAAATATTCTCCTGATGTATATCGCAAATATACTGTTGCTGACATGATCACGGGTTTTGGTGTAGCTGAAGCAGTGCGTAATTTCTACAACATTTATGGAGGTGATGTAAAAGGTAAAAAAGCAATCGTTCAAGGTTTTGGTAATGTAGGTTCAGCTGCCGCTTTCTATCTTGCCGAAATGGGAGCAAAAGTAATCGGTATTATCGACCGCGACGGAGGATTAATAAACGAAAACGGCTATACTTTTGAAGAAATAAAAGCCCTTTTCCTAGCCAAAGACGGAAACAAACTTGTTGCCGAAAACATGATTCCTTTTGAAGAAATCAATGAAAAAATCTGGACAATAGGTGCCGAAATATTCACCCCTTGCGCCGCTTCACGATTAGTGACCCAGTCTCAAATTGACAGCCTAATCGCAAATGGGCTGGAAGTAATTTCCTGTGGTGCCAATGTTCCTTTTGCCGACAAAGAAATCTTCTTTGGCCCGATTATGGAAAATGTAGACAGCAAAGTAAGTTTGATTCCGGATTTCATTTCTAATTGCGGAATGGCTAGAGTTTTTGCTTATTTTATGGAAAAGAAAGTACAAATGACCGATGAGGCTATCTTCCAAGACACCTCGGAAATCATTAAAAACGCCATTCAAAAAGCTCACGATTTGAACAGCTCAAAAACAAACATTAGCGCTACTGCTTTTGAAATTGCTTTGAAACAGCTAGTATAA
- a CDS encoding MotA/TolQ/ExbB proton channel family protein encodes MSLLLQADSLAVAQESLVDAVPVEKTLSIIELLTSGGLAGQLIMISLALMLFVALYLYFERLMAINSASKIDVNFMGQIRENIRNGRIDNAKIACAHSNSPVARLIEKGISRIGKPLDDINTAIENAGKLEIYKLEKNVSMLATISGAGPMTGFLGTVVGMIQAFHKMASSGGQIEVGALSEGIYTAMTTTVVGLVVGIIAYVGYNHLVVKTDKIVHQMEANAVDFLDLLNDPA; translated from the coding sequence ATGAGTCTATTGTTACAGGCAGACAGCCTAGCTGTTGCACAAGAAAGTTTAGTTGATGCTGTCCCAGTTGAAAAAACTTTATCCATTATTGAATTATTAACTAGCGGAGGATTAGCCGGTCAGCTGATCATGATTTCCTTAGCCCTGATGTTATTTGTTGCATTATACCTTTATTTCGAAAGACTTATGGCTATTAATTCGGCTTCAAAAATTGATGTGAATTTCATGGGACAAATCAGAGAAAATATTCGAAACGGACGCATTGACAACGCTAAAATTGCCTGCGCCCATTCTAATTCACCTGTTGCCCGCTTGATTGAGAAAGGAATTTCAAGAATTGGTAAACCCCTAGATGATATCAATACTGCGATAGAGAATGCAGGAAAACTAGAGATTTACAAACTGGAGAAAAACGTAAGCATGCTCGCTACCATTTCTGGAGCCGGACCCATGACAGGCTTCCTTGGAACAGTAGTTGGAATGATTCAGGCTTTCCATAAAATGGCCAGCTCTGGTGGACAAATAGAAGTGGGAGCACTTTCCGAAGGAATTTATACCGCCATGACTACAACAGTAGTTGGTCTTGTTGTAGGAATTATTGCTTATGTAGGCTACAACCATTTAGTTGTAAAAACGGATAAGATTGTGCACCAAATGGAAGCCAATGCAGTTGACTTTTTAGATTTATTAAATGACCCAGCCTAA
- a CDS encoding ExbD/TolR family protein, whose amino-acid sequence MNLRGRNKVSPEFNMSSMTDIVFLLLIFFMLTSTMVTTNALDLVLPKAKGKTDSNKNIAVSINKKLEFFIDKEPVSETELESKLLSLFSADKTKAIILRAEEGVPIEKAVNVLDIANRNQIKVVLAVRPK is encoded by the coding sequence ATGAATTTAAGAGGAAGAAATAAAGTTAGCCCCGAATTCAACATGTCATCCATGACAGATATCGTATTTCTATTACTGATATTCTTTATGCTAACATCAACAATGGTAACAACAAATGCCTTAGATTTAGTCTTACCAAAAGCCAAAGGAAAAACAGACAGCAATAAAAACATAGCCGTTAGCATCAATAAAAAACTGGAGTTTTTCATTGACAAAGAACCCGTTTCAGAAACTGAATTGGAATCTAAATTATTGTCCTTATTCTCAGCTGACAAAACCAAAGCTATCATTTTAAGAGCCGAAGAAGGAGTGCCAATCGAAAAAGCGGTAAATGTTTTAGACATTGCAAACAGAAATCAAATCAAGGTTGTTTTAGCAGTAAGACCTAAATAA
- a CDS encoding energy transducer TonB family protein, which produces MKYLETEEEKKSFAITSIIFVILLVLFFYLGLTSLDPPPENGIAINFGTTEQGSGNIQPTEAIQSAPKAAAAKQATAADDNVLSQDIEEAVVMKKTEKTQPKKETTKEEIKPKPKENPKPSKSTSDALSSLINGPKSDGKAQGGEGNDNVAGDKGSLNGNPYANSYYGSGGGSGNGSGWGLNGRQISSRGKEVQKCNEFGTVVVQITVNRNGNVIAAKYTKGTTNTNPCLIEPALATARKYKWQPDPKAPETQIGFITVNFKLGE; this is translated from the coding sequence ATGAAATATTTAGAAACAGAAGAAGAAAAAAAATCGTTTGCAATCACATCAATTATTTTTGTGATTCTATTGGTTTTGTTCTTTTATTTAGGATTAACTTCTTTAGATCCACCACCTGAAAATGGTATTGCCATTAACTTCGGAACCACTGAGCAAGGATCAGGAAACATTCAACCTACAGAAGCCATTCAATCAGCCCCTAAAGCTGCTGCTGCGAAACAGGCTACAGCTGCAGACGACAACGTACTCTCCCAAGATATTGAAGAGGCTGTGGTGATGAAAAAAACAGAAAAAACGCAGCCCAAAAAAGAAACCACAAAAGAGGAAATCAAACCCAAGCCAAAAGAAAACCCAAAACCCTCCAAAAGCACATCTGACGCTTTATCGAGCTTAATAAACGGCCCAAAATCTGACGGAAAAGCTCAAGGCGGTGAAGGCAATGATAATGTGGCTGGCGACAAAGGGAGCTTAAACGGTAACCCTTATGCTAACAGCTATTACGGCTCAGGAGGCGGAAGCGGGAACGGAAGCGGCTGGGGATTAAACGGAAGACAAATAAGCAGTCGAGGGAAAGAAGTACAAAAATGCAATGAATTTGGAACTGTTGTCGTACAAATTACCGTAAATAGAAATGGCAATGTCATCGCCGCCAAATACACCAAAGGAACAACAAACACTAACCCTTGTTTGATTGAACCCGCATTGGCAACAGCCCGAAAATACAAATGGCAACCGGATCCTAAAGCTCCCGAGACCCAAATTGGTTTTATAACAGTTAATTTTAAATTAGGAGAATAG